The Hyperthermus butylicus DSM 5456 genome includes a region encoding these proteins:
- a CDS encoding DUF5591 domain-containing protein, with amino-acid sequence MAEAAVEYSLQHQPSISLTARPSRISFRKDSEGRFLPRHEAPLDPQLVGPQAFKHPAVAKWWTWLREEYTPQSSVAIVTPCSNVKPYTKSPVSRRIRGLLRRLGLWDSKANKPRGIEWLYFSDLLVLVPYEKAEEYPACCYEVPPEIVLENPKLHSLVTDILAKVMFNLTARGLREVVVFLPRKHMRLWDEARRKSSRWPKEILVGYHIFEVRKRLEPVLYRFLGVDTP; translated from the coding sequence TTGGCCGAGGCAGCAGTAGAGTATAGTCTGCAGCATCAGCCAAGCATAAGTTTGACAGCTAGGCCTAGCAGGATAAGCTTCCGTAAAGACAGTGAGGGGAGATTCTTGCCCCGCCACGAAGCCCCTCTGGATCCACAGCTTGTCGGCCCTCAAGCATTCAAGCACCCGGCAGTAGCAAAGTGGTGGACATGGCTCCGAGAGGAATACACGCCCCAGAGCAGCGTTGCGATAGTAACACCTTGCAGTAATGTCAAGCCTTACACCAAGAGCCCCGTGAGTAGACGTATTCGCGGTCTCCTCCGCCGTCTAGGCCTATGGGACAGCAAGGCTAACAAACCACGCGGCATAGAATGGCTATACTTCAGCGACCTCCTAGTCCTAGTCCCATACGAGAAGGCTGAGGAGTACCCTGCTTGCTGCTATGAAGTCCCACCGGAGATCGTGCTCGAAAACCCCAAGCTTCACAGCTTAGTGACAGACATACTGGCGAAGGTTATGTTTAACCTAACTGCTAGGGGGCTCCGGGAGGTAGTGGTATTCCTACCGAGGAAGCATATGAGGCTCTGGGATGAGGCGCGTAGGAAGTCGTCTAGGTGGCCTAAGGAGATACTAGTCGGCTATCACATCTTTGAGGTTAGGAAACGGCTGGAGCCAGTACTATACAGGTTTTTAGGGGTGGATACGCCCTAG
- a CDS encoding cyclase family protein, with translation MRIVDLTMTLKTGAPVFPGDPLPIVRTWTTIREHGYYSNLLVFGEHTGTHVDAPAHFIEDAPTVDEVPIERFMGRGVVIDASSLDGKALINKEFIEAELKKLGVNVGPGWVVLFYTGHDEKAGKPEWFEHPGLDESGARYLAERNVNAVGIDAPSIDHEPFPGHRILLSRGILIYENLTNLRELLGRPGFQFIGLAAEDSERLSESGARHSDT, from the coding sequence ATGCGTATAGTTGATCTTACTATGACGTTGAAGACTGGCGCGCCCGTGTTCCCGGGTGATCCACTGCCAATAGTGCGTACATGGACCACTATAAGGGAGCATGGCTACTACTCGAATCTACTAGTGTTTGGCGAGCATACGGGAACCCATGTTGACGCTCCAGCACACTTCATTGAGGATGCACCTACGGTCGATGAGGTGCCAATAGAGAGGTTTATGGGCAGGGGCGTGGTAATCGATGCTTCTAGCCTTGATGGGAAGGCGCTAATTAACAAGGAGTTTATCGAGGCTGAGCTGAAGAAGCTTGGGGTTAATGTTGGGCCTGGCTGGGTGGTGTTATTTTACACTGGCCACGACGAGAAGGCTGGTAAGCCCGAGTGGTTCGAGCATCCCGGCCTTGACGAGTCCGGGGCAAGATACCTCGCAGAGAGGAACGTCAATGCCGTGGGTATTGATGCTCCTAGTATAGACCATGAACCGTTTCCTGGCCACAGAATCTTGTTGTCGAGGGGCATATTGATATATGAGAATCTTACGAACCTACGAGAGCTGCTCGGCAGGCCAGGCTTCCAGTTCATCGGGCTTGCCGCTGAAGATTCTGAGAGGCTCAGCGAGTCCGGTGCGCGCCATAGCGATACTTGA